The Streptomyces avermitilis MA-4680 = NBRC 14893 genome contains a region encoding:
- a CDS encoding DNA-binding protein, whose amino-acid sequence MDTRDLSVPPHAQSRPPADKHPNRRHSRTGDSGHGGLTHDNARHTTRFTVIGNHLAQHPELSGLAIGLAVYIQSLPAGARVDIKTLAARFPEGVTRIAAALRELEAHGYLRRERQRIPGGRIVTRTISCNQPGRRSEGEPVCSAPARPVAAPERREKRAPKPLPAVPHPAQPAPALLQAATALLAGLRRHDPRLLLSACDTAHLVPGVAAWLERDVSPGAVRHALTSDLPPEGPRRPAALLAHRLAAHLPPPPPFGVPAPPPPAVRSPLQTCDGCDRAFRAPDPGLCRDCRSDLRTAA is encoded by the coding sequence ATGGATACGCGAGACCTTAGCGTGCCCCCGCACGCCCAGTCCCGGCCTCCCGCCGACAAACACCCGAACCGGCGGCACTCCCGCACCGGAGACTCCGGCCACGGCGGCCTCACTCACGACAACGCCCGCCACACCACCCGCTTCACGGTGATCGGCAACCACCTGGCCCAGCACCCGGAGCTGTCGGGCCTCGCCATCGGGCTGGCCGTCTACATCCAGTCCCTCCCCGCAGGCGCCCGTGTCGACATCAAGACCCTCGCCGCCCGCTTCCCCGAAGGCGTGACCCGTATCGCCGCAGCTCTGCGCGAGCTGGAGGCCCACGGCTACCTGCGCCGCGAACGTCAACGCATCCCCGGCGGCCGCATCGTCACCCGCACGATCTCCTGCAACCAGCCGGGACGTCGTAGCGAGGGCGAGCCCGTCTGCTCCGCCCCCGCCCGGCCGGTGGCGGCCCCAGAGAGGCGCGAGAAGCGCGCACCCAAGCCCCTCCCCGCCGTACCGCACCCCGCCCAGCCGGCCCCCGCCCTCCTCCAGGCCGCCACGGCCCTCCTCGCAGGCCTCCGCCGCCACGACCCCCGCCTGCTCCTGTCCGCCTGCGACACGGCCCACCTCGTCCCCGGCGTCGCCGCGTGGCTGGAGCGCGACGTGAGCCCCGGCGCCGTACGGCACGCACTCACCAGCGACCTGCCCCCCGAAGGACCGCGGCGCCCGGCCGCCCTCCTCGCCCACCGCCTCGCCGCCCATCTGCCACCCCCGCCCCCGTTCGGCGTGCCTGCACCTCCGCCCCCGGCCGTCCGGAGCCCGCTCCAGACCTGTGACGGCTGCGACCGCGCCTTCCGCGCCCCTGACCCCGGTCTCTGCCGGGACTGCCGATCCGATCTCCGGACGGCCGCCTGA
- a CDS encoding ATP-binding protein has translation MIQKTAAPEARLDHPIRNFSVQLSPTPRGARLARLLATEQLRSWELPLDPARQLVAELAANAATHSRVPGRDFRLTLYVVGDTLRIEVTDTCGDLLPRPQDPTSDAESGRGLVLVEAFADRWGVAQGPCPRKTVWAELNLVPLAPDPARTCSGARGALPKELQG, from the coding sequence GTGATCCAGAAAACAGCCGCTCCCGAGGCCCGACTCGACCACCCCATCCGCAACTTCAGCGTGCAACTGTCACCCACGCCACGCGGAGCCCGCCTCGCCCGCCTGCTCGCCACCGAGCAGCTCCGCTCTTGGGAACTCCCGTTGGACCCGGCACGCCAACTCGTCGCCGAACTGGCTGCCAACGCGGCCACGCACAGCCGTGTCCCTGGCCGGGACTTCAGGCTCACCCTCTACGTCGTCGGTGACACCCTGCGTATCGAGGTGACCGACACCTGCGGCGACCTCCTGCCCCGCCCCCAAGACCCCACCTCCGACGCCGAGTCGGGCCGAGGCCTCGTCCTCGTCGAGGCGTTCGCCGATCGATGGGGCGTCGCTCAGGGACCGTGCCCGCGCAAGACGGTCTGGGCGGAACTGAACCTCGTACCCCTGGCACCGGACCCCGCCCGCACGTGCTCCGGTGCCAGGGGCGCTCTTCCCAAAGAACTACAAGGGTGA
- a CDS encoding helix-turn-helix domain-containing protein codes for MTQVNGKAVQLKEEADEPGWEVDPDDEWGVAVVETVGRQLKLRREALGMRAADFGTAVGYGEDMVYKIESGKRIPRPEFLDRADELLGAGGLLSAMKEDVKKVRYPKNVREIAKLEAQAVELGVYVGLSLHGLLQTPEHARALFEVWQPAYSPEEAERRMAARMARKAIFERSPAPALSFVQEEATLRRPVGGTMVWRQQLEHLLEVGQLRNVTLQVMPTNSEAHPGLSGRIEVLKFSDGTAVGRSDGAYNGRPISDPKQLRILELRYGTIRAQALPPRESLAFIEQLLGET; via the coding sequence ATGACGCAGGTGAACGGCAAGGCGGTCCAGCTCAAGGAGGAGGCGGACGAGCCGGGTTGGGAGGTGGACCCGGACGACGAGTGGGGCGTCGCCGTCGTGGAGACGGTGGGACGGCAGCTGAAGCTGCGGCGGGAGGCCCTGGGGATGCGCGCCGCCGACTTCGGGACGGCGGTCGGTTACGGCGAGGACATGGTCTACAAGATCGAGAGCGGGAAGCGGATTCCCCGGCCGGAGTTCCTGGACAGGGCGGACGAGCTGTTGGGGGCGGGTGGGTTGCTCTCGGCAATGAAGGAGGACGTGAAGAAGGTCCGGTACCCGAAGAACGTCCGCGAGATCGCCAAGTTGGAGGCGCAGGCGGTCGAGCTCGGGGTGTATGTCGGGCTCAGCCTGCACGGGTTGTTGCAGACGCCCGAGCATGCGCGGGCACTGTTCGAGGTCTGGCAGCCTGCCTACTCACCGGAGGAGGCGGAGCGGCGCATGGCCGCCCGAATGGCCCGGAAAGCGATCTTCGAGCGGTCGCCTGCCCCCGCCCTTAGCTTCGTTCAGGAAGAGGCAACGTTGCGTCGGCCGGTCGGAGGCACAATGGTGTGGCGTCAGCAGCTCGAACATCTGCTGGAGGTAGGGCAGTTGCGCAACGTCACACTTCAGGTGATGCCGACGAACTCCGAGGCCCACCCCGGACTGAGCGGAAGGATCGAGGTGCTGAAGTTCTCGGACGGCACAGCAGTGGGCCGTTCCGATGGCGCGTACAACGGCCGACCGATCTCAGATCCGAAACAGCTTCGGATCCTTGAGCTGCGGTATGGCACCATCCGGGCCCAGGCACTCCCGCCTCGGGAGTCGCTGGCCTTCATCGAGCAACTGCTGGGAGAAACATGA
- a CDS encoding DUF397 domain-containing protein, which translates to MIHNGSAGDTSELAWFKSSYSDGPDGDSCVEIATTPGTIHVRDSKHADSSPRLALSPKAWAAFVPYASEG; encoded by the coding sequence ATGATCCACAACGGTTCCGCCGGAGATACATCCGAGCTGGCGTGGTTCAAGAGCAGCTACAGCGACGGCCCCGACGGCGACTCCTGCGTCGAGATCGCCACCACCCCCGGCACCATCCACGTCCGCGACTCCAAGCACGCCGACAGCAGCCCCCGTCTCGCGCTCTCACCCAAGGCCTGGGCCGCCTTCGTGCCGTACGCATCCGAAGGCTGA